The following coding sequences are from one Capsicum annuum cultivar UCD-10X-F1 chromosome 3, UCD10Xv1.1, whole genome shotgun sequence window:
- the LOC107864438 gene encoding putative late blight resistance protein homolog R1B-16, whose protein sequence is MVNVLTGKSTPARATASTYGSFLSVDEEIVGFQDDVESIIQQLTKGTKELDVVSIVGMPGLGKTTLATMVFNHHVIDKYFDVRASCSISKEYNLRKVCSEILKQVLGNVDGILDEDMPDKLRKSLMRKRYLIVLDDIWEVKAWEEFRLCFQDDENGSRIMLTTRDEEVARQIKHHSDPYFLRFLTMDESWKLLQKKVFQGEICPSELRGAGLRVAKSCKGLPLVIVLIAGIIAKQVRASSWLEIAKDLSSHVLEEQSTKIIESSYNYLEDHLKSCLLYMGLFPEDYKFPVSNLLKLWIAEDFVHDIMVLDNMDMEEASKTCLNDLVNRSLVIVSERREDNGEIEYCTVHDVVREFCLRKLPKEKFMQYHHAKKHRLSDDDFNEEFLYRYEDALKKLTLEDVDDNLDEQFLQQDEDLLDKSMLKYAHDDLDDDLAEQFLRQDEDLLDKSMLEHVHDDLDEDLAEQFSHQDEDLLDKSMLKYVHDDLDEDLDEQFSHQDEDLLDMPMLKYVHDDLDEDLDEQFSQDDEYLWDNPKYVHVNLDEQFLPYEDLSDKRKYVHDDLGKRLLRYQQQGESVEQDELIDDPEFSPGDEISLFHVLDNLKFIRVLHLLDVDLKRHSWATVVQVVTHLRYLAICTQEFDFKWVSHLHDLQTLQVVRKDDLLGHLQTSPSFWKMQKLRHVDIQDFSFKWEDNDRAIFEESSETVLPNLKTFGKCRIYLADKTPEFWWRFPNIEQLKLHFIEPGYEVNMPNLEELPVQSLELCFSRPISGYKSTGRANCVVFPSNLNDLSLDRLCLTEKAVSQLAKLQNLESLKLRDVYFKSEDILQPGYSTCWDVSDYEFQALKYLNLQNVLVTEWRSSEASFPVLEQLILNNCVIQCGQIPCNFVDIPTLKLIKLIHCDRSLGFSALNIKKEVEEISGCDSLQVLSQYKRYYGLPDVDFATDCFGAWDRGDIHRMAG, encoded by the exons ATGGTGAACGTTCTGACCGGTAAAAGTACTCCTGCTCGTGCAACGGCTTCCACCTATGGTAGTTTTCTATCAGTTGACGAGGAAATAGTTGGTTTTCAGGATGATGTGGAAAGTATAATTCAGCAATTGACGAAAGGAACGAAGGAACTAGACGTTGTCTCGATTGTTGGAATGCCTGGACTAGGCAAAACAACGTTGGCTACAATGGTGTTCAATCATCATGTTATTGATAAATACTTTGATGTCCGAGCGTCGTGCTCTATTTCGAAAGAATATAATTTGAGGAAGGTGTGTTCTGAGATTCTTAAACAAGTTCTAGGCAATGTAGATGGTATCCTAGATGAAGACATGCCCGACAAGCTGCGCAAGAGTCTAATGCGAAAGAGATATCTCATCGTATTAGATGATATATGGGAAGTTAAGGCTTGGGAAGAGTTCCGCTTATGTTTCCAAGATGATGAAAATGGAAGCAGAATAATGCTAACGACACGAGATGAAGAAGTGGCTAGGCAGATTAAGCACCACAGTGATCCATACTTTCTTCGATTCCTTACGATGGATGAGAGCTGGAAATTACTTCAGAAGAAAGTATTTCAAGGAGAGATTTGTCCATCGGAGCTACGCGGAGCAGGATTACGAGTTGCTAAAAGCTGTAAGGGGTTACCTCTTGTTATCGTTTTGATTGCTGGTATTATTGCAAAACAAGTGAGAGCCTCTTCGTGGCTTGAGATCGCAAAAGATTTGAGTTCCCATGTTTTAGAAGAGCAAAGCACGAAGATTATCGAATCGAGTTACAACTATTTGGAAGACCATTTAAAGTCTTGCCTTCTTTACATGGGATTGTTTCCGGAAGACTACAAATTTCCGGTGTCTAATTTGCTAAAGTTGTGGATAGCGGAAGATTTTGTACACGATATCATGGTTTTAGATAACATGGACATGGAGGAAGCATCGAAGACTTGCTTGAATGATCTGGTGAACAGAAGCCTAGTAATTGTTTCAGAAAGGAGAGAAGATAACGGTGAGATAGAATACTGCACCGTTCATGATGTTGTGCGCGAGTTTTGCTTGAGAAAACTTCCGAAAGAAAAGTTTATGCAGTACCATCATGCAAAGAAACATAGGTTATCCGATGATGATTTCAATGAAGAATTTTTGTATCGGTATGAAGATGCATTGAAGAAACTTACGTTAGAGGATGTCGATGACAATCTTGATGAACAATTTTTGCAGCAGGATGAAGATTTATTGGATAAATCTATGTTAAAGTATGCCCATGACGATCTCGATGACGATCTTGCTGAACAATTTTTGCGTCAGGATGAAGATTTATTGGATAAATCTATGTTAGAGCATGTCCATGACGATCTCGATGAAGATCTTGCTGAACAATTTTCGCATCAGGATGAAGATTTATTGGATAAATCTATGTTAAAGTATGTCCATGACGATCTCGATGAAGATCTTGATGAACAATTTTCGCATCAGGATGAAGATTTATTGGATATGCCTATGTTAAAGTATGTCCATGACGATCTCGATGAAGATCTTGATGAACAATTTTCGCAGGATGACGAATATTTATGGGATAATCCTAAGTATGTCCATGTCAATCTTGATGAACAATTTTTGCCGTATGAAGATTTATCGGATAAACGTAAGTATGTCCATGACGATCTTGGTAAACGATTGTTACGGTATCAACAACAAGGGGAGTCTGTTGAACAAGATGAGTTAATCGACGATCCAGAATTTTCTCCGGGTGACGAGATAAGCCTTTTCCATGTACTTGATAACTTAAAATTTATTCGGGTGTTGCATTTGTTGGATGTCGATTTGAAAAGACACTCTTGGGCTACGGTGGTGCAAGTAGTAACTCACTTGAGGTATCTTGCAATTTGTACCCAAGAGTTTGATTTCAAGTGGGTATCGCATCTACACGATCTACAAACTTTGCAGGTGGTGAGAAAGGATGATCTACTGGGGCATTTACAGACATCACCTTCTTTTTGGAAAATGCAGAAGCTACGGCACGTGGATATACAGGATTTCTCCTTCAAATGGGAAGACAATGATCGAGCAATTTTCGAAGAATCTTCAGAGACTGTGTTACCGAACTTGAAGACTTTTGGGAAGTGTCGTATATACTTGGCCGATAAGACTCCGGAGTTCTGGTGGAGATTTCCAAATATTGAACAACTCAAGCTCCACTTTATTGAACCAGGTTATGAAGTTAATATGCCGAATCTTGAAGAACTCCCGGTTCAATCTCTCGAACTTTGTTTCTCACGCCCGATTTCAGGCTACAAATCCACAGGACGGGCCAACTGCGTTGTCTTCCCTTCAAATCTAAACGATTTGTCTCTCGATAGACTTTGCCTAACGGAAAAAGCTGTTTCACAACTCGCAAAACTGCAAAACCTCGAGAGTCTCAAACTACGCGACGTATACTTCAAGTCTGAAGATATATTGCAGCCTGGATACAGCACATGTTGGGATGTCAGCGATTACGAGTTTCAAGCactcaaatacttgaacttgCAGAATGTTCTCGTGACAGAATGGCGCTCCTCAGAAGCATCTTTCCCCgtgcttgagcaactaattttAAACAATTGCGTCATTCAGTGCGGTCAGATCCCTTGTAACTTTGTCGATATCCCAACACTGAAGTTGATTAAATTGATTCACTGCGATAGGTCACTCGGGTTTTCAGCTCTCAACATTAAAAAAGAAGTGGAAGAGATATCAGGATGTGACAGTCTCCAAGTTCTTTCCCAGTATAAAAGATACTATGGTC TTCCAGATGTAGATTTTGCAACAGACTGCTTCGGTGCTTGGGATCGAGGAGACATCCATAGAATGGCTGGATAA
- the LOC107864439 gene encoding signal peptide peptidase-like 5, producing the protein MAFLWYFIGLCILILSSTAHSKPTNATKSCSNEINMMLVRFWVNGAEEESLVGTTAAFGSVLPTKTSRASRMPAVYTQPLNGCSSSSTKLSGSIALIRRGECDFIIKATVAQQGGAGGVVLINDKEGPLEIACPNNSTISNVTIPVVSLSKAGADIIDEYMKSGKKVEMMLYSPDRPIVDYSVSFIWLMAVGTIVCAALWKKFTKPKDGDGAAKEEDEEILHITAWTAVAFVISASTFLVLLYFFMSSWFVWLLIILFCIGGIEGLHNCIVTLILSKCSCRKKTLKLPLFGEVTILSLVVLVLAVGFAIWWAVNRKESYGWIGQDILGIALMITVLQLAQLPNIKIATILLCCAFVYDIFWVFLSPSIFHDSVMISVAKGKKAGGESIPMLLRVPKLTDPYKGFDMLGFGDILFPGLLICFTYRFDEAKNKTLLNGYFLWLMVGYGTGLCITYLGLYLMRGHGQPALLYLVPCTLGTCVVLGAVRRELKDLWNNSEEKMAEARLGSA; encoded by the exons atggcatttttatggtattttattggattatgtattttgattttatcATCAACAGCACATTCTAAACCTACAAATGCAACTAAATCTTGCAGCAATGAAATCAATATG ATGCTGGTGAGGTTTTGGGTAAATGGTGCTGAGGAAGAGTCATTAGTTGGCACTACTGCTGCATTTGGGTCTGTATTACCGACTAAGACGTCACGTGCCTCCAGGATGCCTGCTGTTTATACACAGCCTTTGAACGGCTGTTCTTCTTCCTCCACTAAG TTATCAGGCTCTATTGCGCTCATTCGTCGTGGTGAATGTGACTTCATAATCAAGGCCACGGTTGCCCAACAAGGAGGTGCAGGAGGTGTTGTGCTAATAAATGATAAAGAAG GTCCTCTGGAGATTGCTTGTCCTAATAATTCTACCATTTCAAACGTAACCATTCCTGTTGTTTCACTTTCTAAGGCGGGGGCAGATATTATTGATGAATACATGAAGTCAGGAAAGAAAG TGGAGATGATGTTATATTCGCCAGATCGCCCTATTGTGGATTACTCGGTTTCTTTCATATGGTTGATGGCTGTTGGAACAATTGTTTGTGCAGCTCTTTGGAAAAAGTTCACTAAACCTAAG GATGGTGATGGAGCAGCCAAGGAGGAGGATGAAGAAATTCTGCACATTACTGCATGGACTGCTGTTGCATTTGTCATCTCAGCATCCACATTTCTGGTGCTACTTTACTTTTTCATGTCTTCGTGGTTTGTCTGGCTGCTGATAATACTTTTCTGTATCGGTGGAATTGAG GGACTGCATAACTGTATAGTAACGCTCATACTAAG CAAATGTAGTTGTAGAAAGAAAACATTGAAATTGCCGCTTTTTGGGGAGGTCACTATTCTATCTCTAGTTGTCCTAGTACTTGCTGTGGGATTCGCCATCTGGTGGGCAGTAAACCGGAAAGAATCATATGGTTGGATTGGCCAAGACATTCTT GGGATTGCGTTGATGATCACTGTTCTGCAGTTGGCTCAATTGCCTAATATAAAG ATCGCTACGATACTTCTCTGCTGCGCGTTTGTCTACGACATCTTCTGGGTTTTCCTATCTCCTTCTATATTCCATGATAGTGTTATGATTTCA GTTGCTAAAGGTAAGAAAGCTGGTGGAGAATCAATTCCGATGCTTCTGAGAGTTCCTAAACTAACAGATCCTTATAAAGGATTTGATATGCTCGGCTTTGGGGATATTCTCTTCCCCGGTTTGCTAATTTGCTTTACGTACAg ATTTGACGAAGCTAAAAACAAGACATTACTAAACGGATACTTCCTTTGGCTGATGGTTGGTTACGGGACTG GTCTTTGCATTACCTACTTGGGCTTGTATTTAATGCGTGGACACGGCCAACCGGCTCTCCTGTATCTCGTGCCATGCACACTAG GAACTTGCGTGGTACTGGGAGCAGTGAGACGCGAACTGAAAGACCTTTGGAACAATAGCGAAGAAAAAATGGCTGAAGCGCGTCTAGGAAGCGCGTGA